Genomic window (Lycium barbarum isolate Lr01 chromosome 2, ASM1917538v2, whole genome shotgun sequence):
ATTGAGCTAAGAGAACAGAATCGAAATACTTTTTACTGTTGTATATGAGTTGTTGAGTTCTCTTGATATGAAGAATAAGCTTAGTGAAATGGCGCAGAGTTCAAAAATTACTTTAAGATAACAAGTGCGAATTCATATgtaatatatagtatatattttttttaagaatctcCTTGTCTAAATTCCTGACTTCCCCACCGCCTCCATAGATACTAAGAACGATGATCAAGTCTCCATAAGTTGGAGATTGGTTTGAGATATTATTCCCTCCATATGTGTTTAATATACTAAAATTGATATGCTAATTAACATAGAACCTCAGaaatttgttttttatttttatttttattttttatcaagcTAATATTTGTATATTAAGTGGGAACTTAGCATAAAACTACCCTTTAATATGGTAGAAGATACATATTTAGGAATAACTAGTTTGTTAACTGGTAATCAAACCCATACTATTGGAATTGAAGTGGTGACATACGTCTACCATTGTGTGCTAGctttaagaaaaagttaaaattttgttTTTACTAGTTTAAGTAATCTATTGGAAACTCAACTGGGACACCATAACATATTAAAAATGCTGCTGATTGTTCCAAAAAAGTTTTAAGACTTTAGCCAGACAATAAAGAATATTAATAAGTAAGACGAATTTTGTACAAAGTACAGACTATATATACCAATCTACAGAGCATTTCTTACATATAGGTCATGGATATGAATGATGATGAATACACTTCTATATTAGTACTATATACAAACTAATAAATCGAATTTTATGAAGTTAGTACCCTATGCCTAATATTCCCCAATATATAGGAACttttattttgagacatttttGATAAGTGGCGATCTTGACTCAACGAAGTCTTCTTTCGTTGACCAATAATGTTGCAAGCCTGTCACCAAAAAAGATTTTAATGATTTAACTTATGATAAAAATAATGTATAATTTCAATTTCTTATATTTAGATACAACATAGCAGTAAGACACAAAAATATATTATGCTATTAATGAATACATGGTTAAATCGATGCTTAATATATTAATTTAGTCACAAAGGACAAAGGGCCTTTTCTAACACATTTTTTTGTTGTCCAATAATAGCGTAATTTTGTTTTCAAATATTTGACATACTTCCCATTTTATTTTCTCAAAGTTGTGATAATATACCTCTTAAGGGCTTCCTCATTAGTGCCTCCTTTAGGAATTGGTTCTGTCAAACCTGTTTCCAAATTAACCCTTGAAAGTGGCTTCTTCAATAAATTTTCCCCTATTTCTACTAGCCTCTCCAAATTTTCCTTTGTAGCCACATCCACTGAAGCTTCTGTCCCACTCAATTCATCCTCCTGTTATTAATTTCAAcgatcaaaaaaattattaatcAACCATTACCTATTAAAACCCttccaaaaagaaaagaaggataaTAATATGACACAAGAAAATGATACGTACTTGAATTCGAAGGTAACTATTTTCACTATGAAAAGCTTGAAAAACAACAGAATTATGGTAATCAACCATATCAGCACTTGATTGAGTGAATACTTCGACCAGTGGTGTGGAACCTTTGTGAAATAACCAATCGATAATACCCCATTTGGCTGCCATGGATGAATTATATTTTTGTTCACATTTTGCAGCTCCTGTTCCTATTGATATTACAAGGAAACGCCCATAATCCAGGGGGTTTATTGGGAAGAAATCTAGGTTGTCCTTTAAAATTTCTTTGCTTACTTCCGATATTGCAACCAAACACTGAAAAACAACATGccaacatatttttaaaaatattaaaatattaattaaaaaattacaTTAAAAGTATATACAAGTTAAATTTTTTTGTATTCATAAATTGTAGTACCGGATTATTTGCAGCAACACCACCATCAATGAGATGATGTTCTCTAACGTTGCCTTTGCTATCTTCAACTTTGAAAGAATGAGCAGGAAAATAAGTAGGAGCTGCTGAAGTACTAATACAAACATCAGACATCTTTGCATCATAACATGCTGATCGTTTCGTCTGCAACCAAACAATCAAGATCCCATTTGGTTAAGAACtaaatcactactaaaaaaaaaaagaattagcgACATacaaattttgtagctaaacaaAAAATCGGTTGCTAATTCTATTTCCTGATGGATTGGTAACGGATTATTGGCAGGTTATCATCAAATTTTGTTAGCTATCAGCAATTTAGCGACGGAGCAGTGACTGTAGTGAATAGTGGAGTAGTACTTTAAAGGAAATACTTACTCACGTTTGCGTCAAACTAATTAATATGATTAAGTACTGAATTAAGATGGACTTAGGAAGATGTACCTCATAAGTGGAGAAAATGGTAGGGTGCAACTTCTTGATATCAAAAGTAGGAATTACAACGTTAGTGATAGTGTTACTAAGGCGAGTATCTTTCAATTTTTTCCTGATAAAGTCATGCAGGTACTTGCCATCGTATTTTGGTCCTATTAGAGTTTGCACTATATTCCCAATTGGAGCAAATAAACCGCTGCATGTTTGTGAGTTCAACAAATTAAAATTGTAGTTTAGCCGTAGTCAAATAAAAGGAAACACTAGAGAATAAATTATATAAATGTATACCACTTCTTTTGTGGAAAAATCCTTGGACAGTGCTCAAAGTAGAATGGGGTAATATCTTTTGCAGCATAAAGTGGACGATTGTTTTCGTCGGGAGCCGTTAGCATGGCCGCCACAAGGCCACCGGTGCTCGTTCCAGCAATCACATCAAAGTAATCTGCAAGGCTTGCGTCCTTTCCATCCAACTCCTGCAAATTTAGTATGACCAGTTTTATTTGCCATGTGTGCAAAAAATAAAGTTCTAACAGAGGAATTGACGGATCATTATGTATAATATTTATGTGTATAAAAGAAAATTGACCTGAAGGTAGGATTCAAGAAAACTGAGGATGGTAGCTGGAATAATTCCTCGAATGCCACCTCCATCAATGCTTAGAACAGTGATCAAGTCCCCGTAAGTTGGAGGTTGGATTTGAGATGTTTTTCTCTCCATTTGTGATGATTTAATCTTCTAAACTGATATTTTAATCAAAAGAAGGTAATAGAACTGATTCTTAATGAATAAAATAATATTACTGTAAGAGTTAGAAAGCTTGGACGAGAAAGGGGTTGAATTTATGAATTGTGTGTTTTATGAGAATATTATAGAACTAGTTTATGATATCTTTTGTTGTGTACAAGGAAACATATTTATAAGCCTAGCTCTCGAGAAACTTGGTGACTTAATGGGTCAAAGATTGACTTATTACATCAAGAAAGTTTCAATGAAAAATTACTGAAAATTTTGGGAAACATGCAGCAATAAGGACCGAGTATCATGAAGTGAAAATTAAACACGCTTAATATAAGTTTTACGGAAAAGGTGCGAATATATccctcaactttgtgatttagagtaGATATAACTCTCGTTAAAAAAGTGATGCATATATATCCCTACCGTTAcataaatggtgcaaatatacccttttcgctgacataatttttttaagaaaatcatttagcttgttttttaattaaataaaaatgtcatgtggctttaaaaaaataaatctacCTATTTTTTTAGTAGACTTATATTTTAAAGCCACTTGGGttgggtctggttcgtttaaaaaattggctagacttgttttttttttttttagtgaaacttacataaatagctaccttttattgGCTTCTAACTAGATATAACTATAAAATGTAAAATTACCAAGCGTAGctacttttctttaaaaatcgtgtatttctgtttttttttttttaaatatagagaaatacagtGAATAGTAAACACGTTCCAGTGAAATCAGGAGCTATTTATGGAACAGATTTtttgaaatacaatgaaatacacggaaatataaaatcgggttgagtaaaaataggctatatttttttaacagattcttctttttcttttttaatggtaagttaaattaaatcaaccatatttcacgcattccataacagctcacgaatctctctcaacttttatcacaatcaaaactttttgaattaaaaaatCACTAAAGATCTGAAAAtttccaaatataaaaaaatataaagttgtagtatgcgtatatacaatagAATTCAATGAAATATGTCATAAACTATTTCATAAATTATAAATACAaaaatcgtgaaaacaaagtggagtacaaataggctctacaccaaaaaaaaaaaaagataaatacatttcaatacagcgaaataatacactgaaatataacgAAAAATTAGATATTGTTTGCTGATAcacagaaatacactgaaatatactgaaacattttatcaaacacttggtgggcatgaagctccccaactctcatcaatggtgtttctacaacAACAGCCTATTCTCTTGCTCCTAGATGATGCTACAAtactattcttcatcactcataagaTAAACAACAACACATGATTAGCAAACATAAGAAGAATTTTCCTCTTATTTCGGCCTATCCATGGAGATTTAGCAAACGAATTGTTATGGCTGAGCTTTGGCCATTAGCTGGAGATCCTCCACTGATTTTCTTGTTGCCACTGGTGTATTTTTGCTTGGAGTATCAATATCCGCCATTAAAATGGAGAGTTAGAGCTTGTTGAAGATACTCTAACAATGGctgaaaatatataaaaaaaaaaatcgaatgaaAAGTGAAGGTAAAAACGATAAAATTTATGAACAATTGAAGAGAAATACAACAAATAACATAACGAAAATTAGTTATCTGTAGAGATTGGGTAACTaataaggaagaagaagaaatcaTGCTAATTATGGTGAAGAATAATGGGAGTAAAATACGGTTGTGAATTGAAGatgtgagagaaaaatatttgaaagaaaaaaaaaaaaaaagagattgtgggtaagtgggaaagaggtaccttatttttagggaaatacactgcagttacaaaaacaagttatagatgataatttgataaataattaagctaccaaaaataattaaaaaaaaggtagttattactaataaataagtcttagagataGTTATGGGctgtaaattttccttttttttaagcCAAGCAGACATTATTTAAAAACGAACAAGACAACCCACTAGAAAAAATTGcttcgtggctttaaaaaaatgggtagacttattttttttaaaaccacatgacattttcttaattaaaagataagctaaatgatttttttaaa
Coding sequences:
- the LOC132623389 gene encoding patatin-like protein 2, producing the protein MERKTSQIQPPTYGDLITVLSIDGGGIRGIIPATILSFLESYLQELDGKDASLADYFDVIAGTSTGGLVAAMLTAPDENNRPLYAAKDITPFYFEHCPRIFPQKKCGLFAPIGNIVQTLIGPKYDGKYLHDFIRKKLKDTRLSNTITNVVIPTFDIKKLHPTIFSTYETKRSACYDAKMSDVCISTSAAPTYFPAHSFKVEDSKGNVREHHLIDGGVAANNPCLVAISEVSKEILKDNLDFFPINPLDYGRFLVISIGTGAAKCEQKYNSSMAAKWGIIDWLFHKGSTPLVEVFTQSSADMVDYHNSVVFQAFHSENSYLRIQEDELSGTEASVDVATKENLERLVEIGENLLKKPLSRVNLETGLTEPIPKGGTNEEALKRLATLLVNERRLR